The following coding sequences lie in one Pseudorasbora parva isolate DD20220531a chromosome 18, ASM2467924v1, whole genome shotgun sequence genomic window:
- the LOC137046879 gene encoding urokinase plasminogen activator surface receptor-like, which yields MNFGISKVTSSCCNTDQCNVQDAPDPSNVPNGKTCYSCDGQSCSSTVGCTGTEDRCIKATGNFGGQSLVVKGCASKSFCDATSVSGVESISCCEGNLCNGAQSVTQSFLFLCCSLLSYFLLH from the exons ATGAACTTCGGCATTTCAAAGGTGACTTCTTCCTGCTGTAACACGGACCAGTGTAACGTCCAAGATGCTCCAG ATCCTTCTAACGTCCCCAATGGAAAGACAtgttattcctgtgatggacaGAGCTGCTCAAGCACTGTGGGATGTACAGGGACTGAAGATCGCTGCATTAAAGCAACAG GGAATTTTGGAGGCCAGTCATTGGTTGTAAAAGGCTGTGCCTCTAAATCTTTTTGTGATGCCACATCAGTTAGTGGTGTTGAGAGCATCTCCTGCTGTGAGGGGAACCTGTGTAACGGTGCTCAGAGCGTCACTCAGAGCTTCCTGTTCCTCTGCTGTTCTCTGCTCTCCTACTTCCTGCTGCACTga